The Candidatus Eisenbacteria bacterium DNA segment TCGAGCCCCACTATGCGCAGATGATCCGCGCCGAGAAGGTCAAGCCGATCAAGTACTACCCCATGGACGAGAATCACAACCCCCGCGCCATCAAGCGCCCGGAGGAGGCGCGAGTGGAGCGCAAGGGCCGCCGCGTGGACGTGTACATGGTGGCGGTGCGCTCGCACTTCACGCCGGACGTGCTGCGCGTGGTGCAGGGAGACACGGTGTACTTCCACGTCACCAACGTGGAGCAGGAGGAGGACATCGCGCACGGCTTCGGAATCCTGTTCTCGAGCAAGGACATGCAGGTCGATCCCGGCGAGACCAAGACCATGCGCTGGGTGGCCGGGAAGTCCGGCGTGACGCCCTTCTACTGCTCGAACTTCTGCAGTGCGCTGCACCAGGAGATGCAGGGCTACATCGAGGTCGCCCCGCCGGGCTCAAAGGTGAGCTCGTTGCAGCGTCCCAGCGCCCAACGCGTCAGCGAAGTGGCTGCGCTGATGCGACACTGAGGCCTTCGGGCCCGCCGGACCCGGTGCCGGCGGGCCCTTCGCCCGAAGTCGGGGGCCGGCGCGGCGGCCGGCACAGCGCCGGGAACACGGGTCGCGTGACCAGGAGAACACCTTGAGTTACCTCACGGGGACATTCGCGGGAAACCAGCGGCGATGGATCTGGCTGGCGGCGCTGGTGCTGCTGCCGGTCTTCTTCCTGCCGGTGCTTCCCATCTGGATCATGAAGCTGTGGGCGCCGCAGTACCGCGAGGGACTGCAGCTGACCATCTTCGCCAACGACATTCGCGGCGACCTGCAGAGCATCAACACGCTCAACCACTACGTGGGGATGAAGGCCATCTCGGCGGCCGATTTCGCCGAGTTCCGCTACCTGCCGCAGGCGCTCACGCTCTTCGGGCTGATGGCACTGGTCGCGGCGCTGGTGAACCGGCGATGGGTGGCGCTCCTGGGCTGGCTGGCGTTCACCGGCTTCTCCGCCTACATGTTCTTCGACTTCGCGCGCTGGCTGTACCACTACGGTCACGACCTCAATCCACACGCCCCGATCAAGCTGCCCATCTTCACGCCGCCACTGATCGGGATCAGGCACATGGCCAATTTCCGGGTGCTGAGCGTTCCGGGCCCCGGCACGCTGCTGCTCGGCCTGGCGTGGCTCCTGGGGCCGGTGGTGGTGCTGCTGGAGCGGCGCGCCGCGCGCCGGGCCGGGGGTCCGCGCGGGTGAGGAAGACGGTGCGGCTGCCCACCCCGTCCGCCCGCGTGCTCGGCGCCGTGGCGCTCACCACGCTGATGTGCGCCCTGGCGGGCGGCGGGGCGCGGGCAGCCGTGCGGCGCGCGGAGGCGGCCCCCGGCGCGGCCCGGGCGGCGATCTCCGCGTCCGCGCCCGGGGACACCGTGGTGCTGGCGCGCGGCGCGCATGCCGGCCCGCTCGACGTGCGCATTCCCCTGACGCTGCGGGGCGAGCCGGGGGCGGTGGTGGACGGCGGCGGCCGGGGCACGGTGATCGTGGTGGCCGCCACGGACGTGCGGCTGGAGGATTTCGAAATCCGGGGCAGCGGCCGCAGGGTCATCACCATTGATGCCGGCGTGCACCTGCTCCGTTGCTCCGGGACCCGCCTGCGCCGCATGGTGGTGCGCGACGTGCTCTACGGGATCTACGGCGAGCGGGTGAAGGACGCGCTCATCACCGGGTGCCGCGTGACCGGGCGCGTCGCGCCGCTGGACGAGTCGGGGGAGGGCAACGGCATCCACCTGTGGTACAGCTCCGGCATCCGCATCGAGGGCTGCGCGGTGGAGCGGTTCCTCGACGCGATCTACCTCTCGTTCACCAGCGACGTCGTGGTGGAGGACAACCGGCTGCAGTTCTGCGGTCGCTACGGCCTGCACACCATGTACTGTCAGGAGAACCGCCTCCACGGCAACCTGTTCGCCCGCAACGTCGCGGGCTGCGCGATCATGTTCTCCAACCACCTCCAGGTCTCGGACAACGACTTCCTCCACAATCGGGGCCCGCGCACCTACGGCCTGCTGCTGCGCGACTGCTCCAACGGGACCTTCGAGCGGAACCGCCTGGTGGACAACACCATCGCGGTCTTCATGGACAACTCCAACCGCAACCGCTTCCGCGGCAACCTGCTCGCCGACAACGGCTGGGGGCTGCTGCTGTACTCTTCGTGCGCGGAGAACAAGTTCTGGCAGAACAACTTCATCCACGACGACTACCCGGTGGCCCTGGACATGCGCACCACCGACAACGCCTTCGACGACGGCCGCGCCGGGAACTACTGGAGCGACAACGCGCCCTACGACCTCGATGCCGACGGCGTGAGCGACGTGCCGTACGCGCCGGTCACCGCGTTCGCGTTCCTTTCGAAGCAGTTCCCGGACCTCGCGGTGCTCTCCAAGAGCCCCGCGGTGGCGGCGCTGGGAGTGGCCGAGCGGGTGTTCCCGGCGTTGCGCCCCAGCGAGGCCCTGGACCGCTTCCCGTCGGTGCGCGCGGTGGTCGCCACGGGGCAGGCCGCGGACCACCGGCGCGCGGCCCCGGAGCGCCCGCGGCCGGCGTGGGCCGCGGCGGCGCTGTTCGCCGGCATTCTGGGGGCGGGGCTGGCGGGTGCCTGGAGGGCCGCGCCGTGGCGATGATCCGCGTGGAGCGGCTGAGCAAGAGCTACGGGCCGGTGCGCGCGGTGCGCGAGCTGTCCTTCGAGGTCGCGCCGGGGGAGACGTTCGCGCTCATCGGCCCCAACGGCGCGGGCAAGACCACCACGCTCAAGATTTTGCTGGGGCTGGTGCGCCCGGATGCGGGAACGGTGGAAGTGGGCTCGCCCGGGCTGGCGCCCATGGATCCCCGGGCGCGGGCGAACGTGGGCTACGTGCCGCAGAAATCCGAGTTCCCCCCGGGACGCACCGTGGCCGAGGTGCTGCGCTTCTTCGCGGACCTGCGCGGGCTCGGCCCCGGGGATGTGGGCCGCGCGCTCGACCGCGTGGGCCTGGGCTCGCACGCCTCGCGCCGCGCCGTGGAGCTCTCCGGCGGCTACGTGCAGCGACTGGCGCTGGCACAGGCCCTGCTGGGCGATCCCGCGCTGCTGGTGCTGGACGAGCCCACCGCGAGCCTGGATCCCGAGGCCACCTGGGAATTCCGCACGCTGGTGGAGAACCTGCAGCGAGATGGCAAGACCGTGCTGCTGTGCTCGCACTTCCTGGCCGAGGTGGAGCGGGTGGCCGATCGGGTCCTGATCCTCGTGGATGGCCGCGCCGCCGGCCTGGAGCGCCTGGAAGACCTCCGGAGGCGCCAGGCGGGCGCGACGCGCCTGCAGGTGGACGTGGACGGGGCGCCCGACGCCGCGCGCGCCGTCCTCGCCGCCGCGGGCACGCGCGTGGAGGTCCTCGATCGCGGGCGGCTGGTGCTCGACCCGCCCGGCGGGCGGCACCTCGAGGCCCTGGAGACCCTGCGCGCCTCGGGCGTGGCGGTGCGCTCCTTCGAGTTGCTGCGGCCCACGCTGGAGGAGCTCTTCCTCGCCGTGGTGCGCGGGGGACGCCGCGATGACTGACCGGGTCCGGGATTCCCGGCGTGGCGCGCGGCCGGGCCGCACGGGGATTCCGCGCATCCGGGTGGCGCGCTGTGCGGCGCTGCTCCTGGCCTGCGGCATCGCATTCCCGCTGGCCGGCTGCGGGTCCCGGCCTGCCGGCCCGCGCCCCATCGCGCGCGGCACCCCGTGCGCGGCGTGCGGCATGGAGATCCAGGACCTGCGGCTGGCGTGCGAGCGCATCCAGGACGGCGAGGTTCGCTGCTACGACGCCATCGAGTGCCTGGTGCGGGAGGAGCGCCAGCTGGCCGCCGCGCCGGGATCCGGCAGGGCGCCGGGCGCGATCCGCCACTACCTGCCCGACTACGACCAGTCCGCGCTTCACGCCGCCGACTCGATGTGGGTGGTCCAGGGTCACTTTCCGACCCCGATGGGCGGCGGCTTGGCCGCGTTCCTGGACCGGCGCGCCGCGGAGGATCTGGCCGCGCAGACCGGTGGCCGCGTGCAGGCCTGGCCGCAGTTCCTCGCGGCGGCCCCGGGAGGCGCGCCGTGAGGCGGTCGTACGCGCTGCTGGCGGGCCTGGTGCTGGCCGCGGCCCTGGGGACGGCATGGTGGGTGCGCGTGCCGCATCCCGCGGCCCGGGCGGTGGAGGCGCGCACGGCTCCCCCCGTGGCCCGGCTGGATCTCGAGATCCGCGACGGCTCGGTCACGCCATCCATGTCCGCGGTGCCCAAGGGCAGCCGCGTGCTGCTGCGCGTGGTCAACCGCGGTCGCAGCTCGGTGCGCCTCGCGCTGGCCGGATACGAAAGCCTGATCGGTCCGCTGGACCTGGCGCCCGGGGGCGCATGGAGCGGGGAATTCCCGGCGGACCTTCCCGGGGAGGACTTCGCGTGGCAGGTGGACGGCCGGCCCGCCGGGCGGTTGCGGGTCACGGGCTCGCACCTGGTGGAGGGTCACCGATGAGCGGGAGCCTCCAGGGCCGGGAGGGCCTGCGTCGCGTGAGGGTGGTGGCCCGCGAGGAGTTCCGGCGCGCGCTCGAGACCCGCTGGCTGTTCGCCTTCGCCGCGCTGTTCGCGCTGTTCGTGCTGGGCCTGAGCTTCTTCGGCCTGGCGCAGGGCCGCGAGGTGGGCTTCCAGGGCTTCGCCCGGGTCACGCTGAGCCTGCTCAACCTGGTGCTCCTGGTGGTGCCGCTGACCGGGCTGATGCTGGGCACGATGAGCGTGGCGGGCAGCGGCGAGTCGCTGGCGCTGCTGCTGGCCCAGCCGGTGTCACGCGGGGAAGTGCTGGCAGGCAAGTTCCTGGGGCTCTCCGCGGCGCTGAGCGCGGCGCAGGCGCTGGGCTTCGGCGGCGGCGGGCTGGTGGTGGCCCTGAATGCCGGGTGGGACCAGGCCGCCGGATTCCTGGTGCTGTGCGGCCTCTCGCAATTGCTGGGCTGGCTCACCGTGGCGGCGGCGCTGTGCATCGGGGCGCTGTGGCCGGACCGCTTCAAGGCGATGTCGGCGGCGCTGCTGCTGTGGCTGCTGATGGCGGTGGCCTACGATCTGGCGGTGCTCGGGGCCACCGCCATGCTGCGGGGCCTGCCGCTGCAGTCGGTGTTGTTTCCGGCGCTGCTGCTGAACCCCGTGGACCTCGCCCGCGTGCTGACCACGCTGGCGGTGGGATCCGGCGCGCTGTTCGGCCCCACCTCGGCGGTGCTGGTGAAGATGTTCGGAGGCGCGGGTGGCGTCGCCCTGGGCCTCACGGTGCTGGTGCTGGAGACCGCGCTGCCGCTGTGGGTGGCCGCGTGGGTGTTCCGCCGCCGGGACTGGTAGGGCGCCGCCCGGCCTGGCCGGGGCACGTGCGCCATGCCGGCACCGGCGATCTGGGCGGCGCCGGACGCACGGCGCGGTCGCGCGGTCGGGACGCGCGGCTCGGACGCACGGCGCGGTCGCGCTCCATCAGCCCAGCAGTTTCTCCAGCCGCAGCAGCTCCCCCACCGACCACGCCTGGAACGGACAGCCCCGCGCCGTGTGCGGGGCCTCCGCGTCGGCCACCTCGGTGACGTGCCCCAGGCCCGGGCCGACTTCCATCTTCGCGAGCAGTTCCTTCAGGAACCTCCGGCGCGCCTCCCGCTTCGCAGCCACGGTCCCGCCCCGCACCCGCACCCACGCTTCCACGAACGGTCCGGTGAGCCACGGCCACGCGGTGCCCTGGTGGTACGCGCCGTCGCGCGTCACGCGGTCGCCCACGTAGAAGGGCGCGTACCCCGGGGAGCCCGGCGCCAGCGTGCGCGGACCCATGGGCGTCCAGAGGCGCGCTTCCACGGCATCCACGACGCGGCGGGCCCGTTCGCCCTCCAGCAGCGCAAACGGGAGCCCGCCCACGGCGAACAGCTGGTTGGGGCGGAACGCCGCGTCCGCGGTGCCGGGGACGTGGTCCACATCCACGACGTCGTGGAGGTGTGCGCCCGCCTCGTTCCAGAACCGCGCCCGGAAGCTCTCCAGGCCGCGCGCGCACGTGTCGCGCCAGCGGTCGGTGAACCGCTCCGCCGCGCGCAGCGCGTTGATCCACAGCGCCTGGATCTCCACCGGCTTGCCGATGCGCGGTGTGACCACCCAGTCACCGGCCTTGGCGTCCATCCACGTGAGCTGCACCCCGGGCACGCCGGCGGCCACCAGGCCGTCGGAGTCCAGGCGGATGTCGAAGCGCGTGCCGCCCGCATAGCCCGCGAGGATCGCTTCCACCGCCCTGCGCAGCCGCGTGACTTCCGCCTGCGGCACGCGCTTCCGCGCGGCCTTCATGGCGTCGAGATAGTCGCCCACTGCGATCACGTACCAGAGCGAGGCGTCCACGGAGTTGAACTCCGGGGTGTCGCCCTCGTCGGTGAAGCGGTTGGGGAGCATGCCCTCGGAGACGGCGCCGGCCCACTCCAGCAGGATGGCCCGCGCGTCCGCGAGACGACCGCCCGCGAGGCACAGGCCGCGCAGCGAGATAAAGGTGTCCCGGCCCCAGTCGGTGAACCAGGGGTAGCCCGCCACCACGGTCAGGCCGCGCCCCCGCCGCACCAGGTAATCATCCGCGGCGCGGTGCAGCGGGGACGGGAAGGCTGCGCGGCGGCGCATTTCGGTGGCGCGCATCTCGTCGAGCAGCGCGGGCGCGCTGCCGCCCCGCGGCGGTCCCGCGATGCCCGGCCCCTCGGCCGACAGCGCCCAGGCGGCCTCGCCCGCGGAGAGGTCCCAGGCAAGCACGCCGGGGCTGGCGAGGTCCTCGGTGAAGTCGAGGCCCCGATCCCGCTCCTGGTCGTACTGAAAGCCGCGGTACCAGGCGGGCTCGTGGGAGTACGCGGCGTCGGCGACGGACACCACCGCGGGCACTCCGTCGTAGGGTGCCCACGTGACGCGGCGTCGCGCGGTCTTCGCGTCGAAGCGGAACGCCGCGTTCTCGTTGTGGGTGGCGTGCGCGTCCCGCCCCGAGAGCAGCGGACGGACGCGCAGCTTCACGCCGCGCCTGCGTCCGCGCACGCGCCAGGTCACGCCCGCGGCGGCCCAGCCGCGGCGCACCAGGATCTCCTGCGCGATCCTGGTGCCGTCGGGAAGGCGAAAAGTCCAGCTCGGCCAGGGGCGGTGGGCGAACTTCTCGATGCGCGCGGCGAAGTCCGGCGGGTCGTCCGCATCCGGGGCGTAGCGCTGCGCGCCCAGCTGGAACGTGCCCGCCGGGGTCTCCACGGTGGCGATGAACCCGTTCACCAGCACCATGCGCCCGGTGGGCGGCGTGGTCGCCGCCAGCAGCAGCGCGTGGTAGCGGCGGGTCCGGATCCCCGAGACGGTCCCGGACGCGAACCCGCCCAGGCCGTCGGCCTCGAGCCACTCGGCGAAGAGGTTCATGTGCGTCCTTTCCGGCCTCCCGGGCCCGTGGGCTGCCCGGTGTCCTTGGCCGCGCCGCCGCGCCGCCGCGCCTGCCCTTCGAGCAGACTCAGCACCAGCGCGGTCCAGCCGGTCTGGTGGCTGGCCCCGGCGCCGCGCCCGT contains these protein-coding regions:
- a CDS encoding ABC transporter permease subunit — protein: MSGSLQGREGLRRVRVVAREEFRRALETRWLFAFAALFALFVLGLSFFGLAQGREVGFQGFARVTLSLLNLVLLVVPLTGLMLGTMSVAGSGESLALLLAQPVSRGEVLAGKFLGLSAALSAAQALGFGGGGLVVALNAGWDQAAGFLVLCGLSQLLGWLTVAAALCIGALWPDRFKAMSAALLLWLLMAVAYDLAVLGATAMLRGLPLQSVLFPALLLNPVDLARVLTTLAVGSGALFGPTSAVLVKMFGGAGGVALGLTVLVLETALPLWVAAWVFRRRDW
- a CDS encoding nitrous oxide reductase accessory protein NosL → MTDRVRDSRRGARPGRTGIPRIRVARCAALLLACGIAFPLAGCGSRPAGPRPIARGTPCAACGMEIQDLRLACERIQDGEVRCYDAIECLVREERQLAAAPGSGRAPGAIRHYLPDYDQSALHAADSMWVVQGHFPTPMGGGLAAFLDRRAAEDLAAQTGGRVQAWPQFLAAAPGGAP
- a CDS encoding ABC transporter ATP-binding protein produces the protein MAMIRVERLSKSYGPVRAVRELSFEVAPGETFALIGPNGAGKTTTLKILLGLVRPDAGTVEVGSPGLAPMDPRARANVGYVPQKSEFPPGRTVAEVLRFFADLRGLGPGDVGRALDRVGLGSHASRRAVELSGGYVQRLALAQALLGDPALLVLDEPTASLDPEATWEFRTLVENLQRDGKTVLLCSHFLAEVERVADRVLILVDGRAAGLERLEDLRRRQAGATRLQVDVDGAPDAARAVLAAAGTRVEVLDRGRLVLDPPGGRHLEALETLRASGVAVRSFELLRPTLEELFLAVVRGGRRDD
- the nosD gene encoding nitrous oxide reductase family maturation protein NosD; its protein translation is MRKTVRLPTPSARVLGAVALTTLMCALAGGGARAAVRRAEAAPGAARAAISASAPGDTVVLARGAHAGPLDVRIPLTLRGEPGAVVDGGGRGTVIVVAATDVRLEDFEIRGSGRRVITIDAGVHLLRCSGTRLRRMVVRDVLYGIYGERVKDALITGCRVTGRVAPLDESGEGNGIHLWYSSGIRIEGCAVERFLDAIYLSFTSDVVVEDNRLQFCGRYGLHTMYCQENRLHGNLFARNVAGCAIMFSNHLQVSDNDFLHNRGPRTYGLLLRDCSNGTFERNRLVDNTIAVFMDNSNRNRFRGNLLADNGWGLLLYSSCAENKFWQNNFIHDDYPVALDMRTTDNAFDDGRAGNYWSDNAPYDLDADGVSDVPYAPVTAFAFLSKQFPDLAVLSKSPAVAALGVAERVFPALRPSEALDRFPSVRAVVATGQAADHRRAAPERPRPAWAAAALFAGILGAGLAGAWRAAPWR
- a CDS encoding glycogen debranching enzyme family protein, encoding MNLFAEWLEADGLGGFASGTVSGIRTRRYHALLLAATTPPTGRMVLVNGFIATVETPAGTFQLGAQRYAPDADDPPDFAARIEKFAHRPWPSWTFRLPDGTRIAQEILVRRGWAAAGVTWRVRGRRRGVKLRVRPLLSGRDAHATHNENAAFRFDAKTARRRVTWAPYDGVPAVVSVADAAYSHEPAWYRGFQYDQERDRGLDFTEDLASPGVLAWDLSAGEAAWALSAEGPGIAGPPRGGSAPALLDEMRATEMRRRAAFPSPLHRAADDYLVRRGRGLTVVAGYPWFTDWGRDTFISLRGLCLAGGRLADARAILLEWAGAVSEGMLPNRFTDEGDTPEFNSVDASLWYVIAVGDYLDAMKAARKRVPQAEVTRLRRAVEAILAGYAGGTRFDIRLDSDGLVAAGVPGVQLTWMDAKAGDWVVTPRIGKPVEIQALWINALRAAERFTDRWRDTCARGLESFRARFWNEAGAHLHDVVDVDHVPGTADAAFRPNQLFAVGGLPFALLEGERARRVVDAVEARLWTPMGPRTLAPGSPGYAPFYVGDRVTRDGAYHQGTAWPWLTGPFVEAWVRVRGGTVAAKREARRRFLKELLAKMEVGPGLGHVTEVADAEAPHTARGCPFQAWSVGELLRLEKLLG